The proteins below are encoded in one region of Paenibacillus sp. YYML68:
- a CDS encoding RidA family protein — protein sequence MMSIQIIKTEQAPAAIGPYSQAIQYGSLLFTSGQIPLGVDGQVVQGGVEEQTHQVFRNLQAVLEQAGSSFQQVIKATVFIKDMNQFAQVNEIYASYFGDHKPARSTVEVARLPKDVLVEIELIAAIAVE from the coding sequence ATGATGTCGATTCAGATTATTAAGACGGAGCAGGCGCCGGCGGCGATTGGTCCTTATTCGCAGGCGATTCAATACGGAAGTCTCCTCTTCACGTCCGGTCAGATTCCGCTTGGCGTTGATGGGCAGGTGGTGCAGGGCGGCGTTGAGGAGCAGACGCATCAGGTGTTCCGTAACTTGCAGGCAGTGCTGGAGCAGGCAGGCTCTTCATTCCAGCAAGTCATCAAGGCGACGGTGTTCATCAAAGATATGAACCAGTTCGCACAGGTGAACGAGATTTATGCTTCCTACTTCGGCGATCATAAGCCAGCAAGATCGACGGTTGAAGTCGCGAGACTGCCGAAGGATGTACTGGTCGAAATTGAGTTGATTGCCGCGATTGCTGTCGAATAA
- the spoVG gene encoding septation regulator SpoVG — translation MQITDVRLRRVNSEGRMKAIASITIDNEFVVHDIRVIDGNNGMFVAMPSKRTPDGEFRDIAHPISSTTREKIQAAVLAEYDRAATEEEVIEEGA, via the coding sequence GTGCAAATTACAGACGTCAGGCTGCGTCGGGTCAACTCCGAAGGCAGAATGAAAGCCATTGCTTCCATTACTATTGATAACGAGTTTGTCGTACACGACATTCGCGTCATTGACGGTAACAACGGCATGTTCGTGGCAATGCCAAGCAAGAGAACTCCAGACGGTGAGTTCAGAGACATCGCGCATCCGATTTCCTCCACAACGCGGGAGAAAATTCAGGCCGCTGTTCTCGCGGAGTACGATCGTGCCGCAACGGAAGAAGAAGTTATCGAAGAAGGTGCTTAA
- the glmU gene encoding bifunctional UDP-N-acetylglucosamine diphosphorylase/glucosamine-1-phosphate N-acetyltransferase GlmU yields MGIVLAAGQGKRMKSKLYKVLHPVCGKPMVGHVVSTLEKLQVSRTVVVVGHGAEMVKGYLGDRAEYALQAEQLGTGHAVLQTKELLAEEEGLTIVICGDTPLVSVETLEGMMTLHKERGAAATILTAVVDQPKGYGRIIRDDSGYVTKIVEEKDCSEEQRLVQEINTGTYCFDNRKLFAALSQVTNQNAQNEYYITDVIAILNGQGERVDGYVLADSAESIGVNDRLALAEAEQAMRTRINRNHMLNGVTIIDPASTYIEADVQIGADTVIYPGTVLRGETVIGEDCVLGPQTDIADSRLDAGVTVKQSVLQEAVAGKGSTIGPFAYLRPGAELGQKVKIGDFVEIKNAKLGDETKVSHLSYVGDAVIGRNVNVGCGAITVNYDGFNKQVTIVEDDAFVGSNVNLIAPVVVGKGAYVVAGSTITHNIEAGDLAIARERQVNKAGYADKLRAKFAAKKAQEKK; encoded by the coding sequence ATGGGTATCGTACTGGCTGCCGGTCAAGGCAAGCGGATGAAGTCGAAGCTGTATAAGGTGCTGCATCCGGTATGCGGCAAGCCGATGGTCGGGCATGTCGTGTCAACGCTGGAGAAGCTGCAGGTTTCCCGTACAGTTGTCGTCGTCGGTCACGGCGCTGAGATGGTCAAGGGCTACCTTGGGGATCGTGCCGAGTACGCGCTGCAGGCTGAGCAGCTCGGCACAGGTCATGCTGTGCTGCAGACGAAGGAGCTTCTAGCCGAGGAGGAGGGTCTGACGATCGTCATCTGCGGTGATACGCCGCTCGTGTCGGTGGAGACGCTCGAAGGCATGATGACGCTCCATAAGGAGCGGGGAGCAGCGGCGACCATATTGACCGCGGTCGTCGACCAGCCGAAGGGATACGGTCGCATCATTCGCGACGACTCCGGTTACGTGACGAAGATTGTGGAGGAGAAGGACTGCAGTGAGGAGCAGCGCCTCGTGCAGGAGATTAATACGGGCACGTACTGCTTCGATAACCGCAAGCTGTTCGCGGCGCTGTCACAGGTGACGAATCAGAATGCGCAGAATGAGTATTACATCACGGACGTCATCGCCATCTTGAACGGGCAGGGGGAGCGGGTTGACGGCTACGTGCTCGCCGATAGTGCCGAGTCAATCGGCGTGAACGATCGTCTGGCGCTGGCCGAGGCGGAGCAGGCGATGCGCACGCGCATTAACCGCAACCATATGCTGAACGGCGTCACGATCATCGATCCGGCGAGCACTTATATCGAAGCGGATGTGCAGATCGGAGCGGATACGGTCATCTACCCAGGCACAGTGCTGCGCGGCGAGACGGTTATCGGCGAAGACTGTGTGCTCGGACCGCAGACCGATATTGCGGACAGCCGTCTGGATGCGGGCGTCACGGTGAAGCAGTCGGTGCTGCAGGAGGCCGTCGCAGGCAAGGGCTCGACAATCGGGCCGTTCGCTTACTTGAGACCGGGAGCAGAGCTTGGGCAGAAGGTGAAGATCGGTGATTTCGTTGAGATCAAGAATGCGAAGCTCGGCGACGAGACGAAGGTATCTCACCTGAGCTACGTCGGCGACGCGGTCATTGGGCGTAATGTCAATGTCGGCTGTGGCGCGATCACGGTCAATTACGACGGCTTCAACAAGCAGGTGACGATCGTCGAGGACGACGCGTTCGTTGGCAGCAACGTCAACCTGATCGCGCCTGTCGTTGTCGGTAAGGGCGCCTACGTCGTGGCGGGCTCGACGATTACGCACAATATTGAAGCTGGCGACCTTGCGATTGCCCGGGAGCGCCAGGTGAACAAGGCGGGCTACGCCGACAAGCTGCGGGCGAAGTTCGCTGCCAAGAAGGCTCAGGAGAAGAAGTAG
- a CDS encoding 50S ribosomal protein L25 codes for MASTLKAEARNGSTKGDRNKLRAQGKVPAVVYGKKVSQTSIAIDQKELLALLKINPHAIIELDVPEVGKQPVMINEIQRDYITRQLLHIDFHQINMDEPVNTTVRLDFVGDPAGVQAGGILQIQRHEIDIRCLPTQIPSSIPVDINGLEVGENMFVSQIQVPSHVEMKTDANDVVATILSPQKAEPETSPSEPIEVADTAVAKTEAEKAEEPV; via the coding sequence ATGGCATCTACATTGAAAGCAGAAGCGCGCAACGGCAGTACGAAGGGTGACCGCAACAAGCTGCGCGCGCAAGGTAAGGTTCCGGCGGTCGTCTACGGCAAGAAGGTGTCCCAGACCTCGATTGCGATCGACCAGAAGGAGCTTCTCGCCCTCTTGAAAATTAATCCTCATGCGATCATTGAGCTGGACGTGCCAGAGGTCGGCAAGCAGCCGGTCATGATTAACGAAATTCAGCGTGATTATATTACGCGCCAGCTGCTCCATATCGACTTCCACCAGATCAATATGGATGAGCCGGTCAATACGACCGTTCGCTTGGACTTCGTCGGCGATCCTGCAGGCGTTCAGGCTGGAGGCATTCTGCAGATTCAGCGCCACGAAATCGACATTCGCTGCTTACCGACGCAAATTCCGTCGTCGATCCCAGTCGACATCAACGGACTTGAGGTGGGCGAAAATATGTTCGTATCGCAAATTCAGGTGCCTTCCCATGTCGAAATGAAGACCGACGCCAACGACGTTGTCGCGACGATCCTCAGCCCGCAGAAGGCGGAGCCGGAGACGTCACCTAGCGAGCCGATTGAGGTAGCGGATACAGCCGTTGCCAAGACCGAGGCGGAGAAGGCCGAGGAGCCAGTATAA
- the pth gene encoding aminoacyl-tRNA hydrolase, protein MKWFVGLGNPGKQYESTRHNIGFMALDRFAERHSIKITSSKCKGLLGEGVIGGQKVYLLKPQTYMNLSGESMRSFMDFYKASIEDLIVIYDDLDTPFGSIRLRYQGSAGGHNGIKSTIAHLGTQSFNRIRMGISRPAPGRDIADYVLHTFSKEEFAGMPAVLDRTCDAMEHALSHPFETTMAKFNA, encoded by the coding sequence TTGAAATGGTTTGTAGGACTCGGGAATCCGGGCAAGCAGTATGAATCGACGCGCCACAATATTGGCTTTATGGCGCTTGATCGGTTTGCGGAGCGGCATAGCATCAAGATCACTTCAAGCAAGTGCAAGGGACTGCTCGGTGAAGGGGTTATCGGCGGGCAGAAGGTGTATCTGCTGAAGCCGCAGACGTATATGAACTTGTCGGGGGAGTCGATGCGCTCGTTCATGGACTTCTATAAAGCGTCGATTGAAGATCTGATCGTCATTTATGACGATCTGGACACGCCGTTCGGCAGCATCCGGCTTCGGTATCAGGGCAGCGCGGGCGGACATAACGGCATCAAGTCGACGATTGCACATCTCGGTACCCAGTCGTTCAATCGGATTCGGATGGGCATCTCCCGGCCTGCGCCGGGGCGTGATATTGCTGATTACGTGCTGCACACGTTCTCGAAGGAGGAATTCGCGGGGATGCCGGCTGTACTGGATCGTACCTGTGACGCGATGGAGCATGCGCTGTCGCATCCGTTCGAGACGACGATGGCGAAGTTTAACGCTTAG
- a CDS encoding anti-sigma-F factor Fin family protein, whose amino-acid sequence MAITYKCRHCSTLIGEIRHGEVNEFQLGFHFLTPEERRDIISYDPSGDITVKVVCDYCKQALEANPELSLLANPLQ is encoded by the coding sequence ATGGCCATTACGTACAAATGTCGACATTGCAGCACGCTTATTGGAGAAATTCGTCACGGCGAAGTGAATGAATTTCAGCTCGGCTTCCATTTCTTGACCCCTGAGGAACGTAGAGATATAATATCGTATGACCCATCTGGGGATATCACCGTTAAGGTGGTTTGCGATTACTGCAAGCAAGCGTTGGAAGCCAACCCGGAGCTATCGCTCCTCGCGAACCCGTTGCAATAA
- the mfd gene encoding transcription-repair coupling factor, whose product MQALIQAFSADPEFKSIVSGIRSGMREQLISGLTGSSRQVMLASLYEELRQPLFVVTHNMFAAQKMFEDLVELLPPGQALLFPAQELLAAEAAIASPEMLAQRIDALSRLASGFRGIVVVPYAGMRRLLPQREAIESARLTVQVGQTLELEAWMARLVEFGYERVDRVETKGEMSVRGGIIDLFPLTSPHPYRIELFDVEVDSIRSFDVTDQRSIDKVEELVITPCHEIVADRNRLQSAAQHAYELLQEQLGKVTDRAVKDRLLEHVGHEVELLRQGQHFQGMFKYAGLIYPEKETLLDYMPKDAVLIVDEPARLLETAKQLEKDEAEWMTGSLSDGKCLPQLTLSKPYESLLHRKPYPTLYMSLFLRQVPNTTPQNIVNFMCRLMQNFHGQMNVLKSEMERWKKSGAQVMLLAGDADRVERMRRVLADYQIEAPPIVEGNLQTGFELPSIHLVVITEGEMFTQKQRKARKLDKKIENAERIKSYQELKVGDYVVHVNHGIGKFVGIGTLEVGGIHKDYLHIMYAGGDKLSVPIDQIDHVQKYVGAEEGKEPKVYKLGGTDWNRVKTKARASVQDIADDLIKLYAERQATVGYAFSKDSTYQQEFEGMFPYEETGDQLRAIEEIKVDMEKPRPMDRLLCGDVGYGKTEVAIRAAFKAAIDGKQVAVLVPTTILAQQHYETFRERFAGYPLNIQVLSRFRSKKEQTETMKGVKTGAVDVIIGTHRLLSKDVQFKELGLLIVDEEQRFGVSHKEKLKRLKTNVDVLTLTATPIPRTLHMSMLGVRDLSVIETPPENRFPVQTYVVEYSTSLVREAIERELAREGQVYYLYNRVQGITQMAEQISMLVPDARVTVAHGQMSEQELEKTILDFLDGEFDVLVSTSIIETGVDIPNVNTLIVHDADKMGLSQLYQLRGRVGRSNRIAYAYFTYQRDKVLTEVAEKRLQAIKEFTELGSGFKIAMRDLSIRGAGNLLGAEQSGFIASVGFDLYSQMLAEEIQKRKQEMGGEEVQEVKVGSTQLDIQLDAYIPGDYIYDSVQKIEIYKKVAAVQTLEEAAELHDELVDRFGDLPDAVHNLLLAARLKVYGSMYGIEVISQKGLDYELTFHADRNGSLDPEAWAQLTEQFQRVKLVNGPHMVIVTSGKGLTPEQSIELLEKLLVQYKRALKSKGELQNASK is encoded by the coding sequence TTGCAAGCATTAATCCAAGCGTTCTCTGCTGATCCGGAATTTAAGAGCATTGTATCCGGCATCCGGTCGGGAATGAGAGAGCAGTTGATCTCCGGTCTTACCGGTTCGTCGCGGCAGGTGATGCTGGCCTCGCTATATGAGGAGCTGCGTCAGCCGCTATTTGTAGTTACACACAATATGTTCGCCGCGCAAAAAATGTTCGAGGACCTCGTCGAGCTGCTGCCGCCAGGTCAGGCGCTGCTGTTCCCGGCGCAGGAGCTGCTCGCAGCCGAGGCGGCGATTGCCAGCCCCGAGATGCTGGCGCAGCGCATTGATGCCTTATCCCGGCTAGCCTCAGGCTTTCGCGGGATTGTCGTCGTGCCTTATGCGGGCATGCGCAGACTGCTGCCGCAGCGCGAGGCGATTGAGTCGGCACGGCTAACGGTGCAGGTCGGGCAGACGCTGGAGCTGGAGGCGTGGATGGCCCGCCTCGTCGAGTTCGGCTACGAGCGCGTAGACCGCGTCGAGACGAAGGGTGAGATGAGCGTGCGCGGAGGGATTATCGACCTGTTCCCGCTCACCTCGCCTCATCCGTACCGGATCGAGCTGTTCGATGTAGAGGTCGATTCGATTCGCTCATTCGATGTGACCGACCAGCGGTCGATCGACAAGGTGGAGGAGCTCGTCATTACGCCGTGTCATGAGATCGTCGCAGATCGGAACCGTTTACAATCGGCGGCGCAGCACGCCTATGAGCTGCTGCAGGAGCAGCTGGGCAAGGTGACCGATCGTGCGGTTAAGGACCGCTTGCTCGAGCATGTGGGGCACGAGGTGGAGCTGCTGCGGCAAGGGCAGCACTTCCAGGGTATGTTCAAGTATGCGGGCCTTATTTACCCGGAGAAGGAAACGCTGCTCGATTATATGCCGAAGGATGCCGTCCTCATCGTCGATGAGCCGGCCCGTCTGCTCGAGACGGCGAAGCAGCTGGAGAAGGACGAGGCCGAATGGATGACCGGCTCGCTGTCAGACGGCAAGTGCTTGCCGCAGCTGACGCTGTCGAAGCCGTATGAGTCGCTGCTTCATCGTAAGCCTTACCCGACCTTATACATGTCCTTATTCTTAAGACAGGTTCCGAACACGACACCGCAGAACATCGTCAACTTCATGTGCCGTCTGATGCAAAATTTCCACGGTCAGATGAATGTGCTCAAGAGTGAGATGGAGCGCTGGAAAAAATCCGGTGCCCAGGTGATGCTGCTCGCCGGCGATGCAGACCGGGTGGAGCGGATGCGCCGCGTGCTTGCCGATTACCAGATTGAGGCTCCGCCTATCGTGGAGGGCAATCTTCAGACCGGCTTCGAGCTGCCAAGCATTCATCTGGTCGTCATCACCGAAGGCGAGATGTTCACGCAGAAGCAGCGCAAGGCGCGCAAGCTCGACAAGAAGATCGAGAACGCGGAACGGATCAAGAGCTATCAGGAGCTGAAGGTTGGCGATTATGTCGTACACGTCAATCACGGGATCGGGAAGTTCGTCGGGATCGGTACGCTCGAGGTCGGAGGCATTCATAAAGATTATTTGCACATTATGTACGCCGGCGGCGATAAGCTGTCCGTGCCAATCGATCAGATCGATCATGTCCAGAAGTATGTCGGCGCGGAGGAAGGTAAGGAGCCGAAGGTCTATAAGCTCGGCGGCACCGACTGGAATCGGGTCAAGACGAAGGCACGCGCTTCGGTGCAGGACATTGCCGACGATCTGATCAAGCTGTACGCGGAGCGTCAGGCGACGGTCGGTTATGCGTTCAGTAAGGACAGCACGTACCAGCAGGAATTCGAGGGCATGTTCCCTTACGAGGAGACGGGCGACCAGCTTCGGGCCATTGAAGAAATTAAGGTCGATATGGAGAAGCCGCGGCCGATGGATCGTCTGTTGTGCGGCGACGTCGGCTACGGCAAGACGGAGGTTGCGATTCGTGCAGCGTTCAAGGCGGCGATCGATGGCAAGCAGGTAGCGGTGCTCGTGCCGACGACGATTCTCGCCCAGCAGCACTATGAGACGTTCCGTGAGCGCTTCGCGGGCTATCCACTGAATATTCAGGTGCTTAGCCGCTTCCGCTCGAAGAAGGAGCAGACCGAGACGATGAAGGGCGTGAAGACGGGCGCCGTTGACGTCATCATCGGGACGCACCGGCTGCTGTCGAAGGATGTGCAATTCAAGGAGCTCGGCTTGTTGATTGTCGATGAGGAGCAACGGTTCGGCGTGTCCCACAAGGAGAAGCTGAAGCGGCTGAAGACGAACGTCGACGTGCTCACGCTGACGGCGACACCGATTCCGCGGACGCTGCACATGTCGATGCTCGGCGTGCGCGACTTGTCCGTTATTGAGACGCCGCCGGAGAATCGATTCCCGGTGCAGACGTACGTCGTGGAGTACAGCACCTCGCTCGTGCGCGAGGCGATCGAGCGGGAGCTTGCCCGGGAAGGGCAGGTGTACTACTTGTACAACCGTGTGCAGGGCATTACGCAGATGGCGGAGCAGATCTCCATGCTCGTGCCTGATGCGAGAGTGACCGTAGCTCACGGGCAGATGTCCGAGCAGGAGCTGGAGAAGACGATTCTTGACTTCCTCGACGGTGAATTCGACGTCCTCGTCAGCACGAGCATTATCGAGACCGGCGTCGATATCCCGAACGTGAACACGCTGATCGTGCACGATGCCGATAAGATGGGCTTGTCCCAGCTGTACCAGCTGCGCGGCCGCGTCGGGCGATCGAACCGAATCGCTTACGCCTATTTCACGTATCAACGGGATAAGGTGCTCACCGAGGTAGCGGAGAAGCGTCTGCAGGCGATCAAGGAATTTACAGAGCTCGGCTCAGGGTTTAAAATTGCTATGAGGGACTTGTCCATTCGCGGAGCAGGCAACCTGCTTGGTGCGGAGCAATCCGGCTTCATCGCCTCGGTCGGCTTCGATCTGTACTCACAGATGCTGGCGGAGGAGATTCAGAAGCGGAAGCAGGAGATGGGCGGCGAGGAGGTTCAGGAGGTCAAGGTCGGCTCGACGCAGCTGGATATTCAGCTTGACGCTTACATCCCAGGCGACTACATCTATGACAGCGTGCAGAAAATTGAGATTTACAAGAAGGTGGCTGCCGTTCAGACGCTGGAGGAGGCGGCGGAGCTCCATGATGAGCTCGTCGACCGGTTCGGTGACTTGCCGGATGCGGTGCACAACCTGCTGCTGGCCGCAAGGCTGAAGGTGTACGGCTCGATGTATGGTATTGAAGTCATTTCACAAAAAGGGCTGGATTATGAGCTGACGTTCCACGCTGACCGTAACGGCAGTCTGGACCCGGAGGCTTGGGCGCAGTTGACCGAACAATTTCAACGCGTGAAGCTTGTGAACGGACCTCACATGGTTATCGTGACTAGCGGAAAGGGATTGACGCCAGAACAATCCATCGAATTGCTCGAAAAGCTTCTGGTACAATACAAGCGTGCGCTGAAATCGAAGGGAGAACTGCAAAATGCATCAAAATAA
- a CDS encoding peptidylprolyl isomerase codes for MHQNKRNKKRVIALLMALALASSLAVGCGKKDEAAPAPGAETPAAPTGDASEVLVAYKGGKVTRAEFDKFVGINMVFYPQYEQFKTDAAFQQDIMNQLIVFRIMGARANDTVKAEADKRATEQMEQIKMYLGMQEGGMDKVLKDANVTEQDLHEFVKGSMMAMIQAESEVTEDKVKAAYDNNLKQDADMYTVATVRHVLVGTTDAATGQASRTKEEALARAKEVQQKLTGGGDFDALAKEYSDDPGSKDSGGKYENAEVSQWVPEFKKAAIELPIGKISDPVETSFGYHVMKVESRSTKSYDEVKEGLRSEAAQNVIYDFLEKELPGLIESNKLPKPEPAAPAPATEAPKTEEKK; via the coding sequence ATGCATCAAAATAAACGGAACAAAAAACGGGTAATCGCGCTGCTAATGGCGCTCGCGCTGGCCTCGAGCCTCGCTGTAGGCTGTGGGAAGAAGGACGAGGCAGCACCGGCTCCAGGAGCCGAGACGCCAGCAGCTCCAACAGGAGATGCGTCCGAGGTGCTCGTCGCGTACAAGGGCGGCAAAGTCACCCGGGCTGAGTTCGATAAGTTCGTAGGCATCAACATGGTGTTCTACCCGCAGTATGAGCAGTTCAAGACCGACGCTGCGTTCCAGCAAGATATTATGAACCAGCTGATCGTATTCCGCATTATGGGCGCTCGCGCGAACGATACGGTCAAAGCGGAAGCCGACAAGAGAGCAACCGAGCAGATGGAGCAGATCAAGATGTACCTGGGCATGCAGGAGGGTGGCATGGACAAGGTGCTCAAGGATGCGAATGTGACGGAGCAGGATCTGCATGAGTTCGTGAAGGGCAGCATGATGGCGATGATTCAGGCGGAGAGCGAAGTGACCGAGGATAAGGTGAAGGCCGCTTACGACAACAACCTGAAGCAGGATGCTGACATGTATACGGTCGCAACGGTTCGTCATGTGCTCGTCGGTACGACAGATGCGGCAACAGGTCAGGCATCGCGCACGAAGGAAGAGGCGCTGGCACGCGCGAAGGAAGTGCAGCAGAAGCTGACGGGCGGCGGAGATTTCGATGCGCTGGCGAAGGAATATTCCGACGACCCGGGCTCCAAGGACAGCGGCGGCAAGTATGAGAACGCCGAAGTATCCCAGTGGGTACCGGAATTCAAGAAGGCGGCAATCGAGCTGCCGATCGGCAAGATCAGCGATCCGGTCGAGACAAGCTTCGGCTACCACGTTATGAAGGTCGAATCGCGCAGCACGAAGAGCTACGACGAGGTGAAGGAAGGCCTTCGCTCGGAGGCCGCTCAGAACGTCATCTACGACTTCCTGGAGAAGGAGCTTCCGGGTCTGATCGAGTCGAACAAGCTGCCGAAGCCAGAACCAGCAGCACCGGCTCCAGCTACGGAAGCACCGAAGACCGAGGAGAAGAAGTAA
- the spoVT gene encoding stage V sporulation protein T: MKATGIVRRIDDLGRVVIPKEIRRTLRIREGDPLEIFVDRDGEVILKKYSPIGELGDFAKEYAESLFESTNHITMISDRDTMIAVAGGSKKEYLDKAVGSLIETCMENRKATLESGAGTYELCKDAAEVYGSYVIAPIVAGGDPIGSVVLASKDENVRMGQMELKMAETAAGFLAKQMEQ; encoded by the coding sequence ATGAAAGCAACTGGAATCGTTCGTCGTATTGACGATCTTGGCAGGGTCGTGATCCCCAAGGAGATCCGCCGTACTCTGCGTATCAGGGAAGGGGACCCTCTTGAAATTTTCGTAGACCGCGACGGAGAGGTCATTCTGAAGAAGTATTCTCCGATCGGCGAGCTCGGGGATTTTGCTAAGGAGTATGCCGAATCGCTCTTTGAAAGCACGAATCACATTACCATGATATCGGATCGCGATACAATGATTGCGGTGGCAGGCGGCTCGAAGAAGGAGTACTTAGACAAGGCAGTAGGTAGCCTGATTGAGACTTGCATGGAAAACCGGAAGGCGACGCTGGAGAGCGGCGCAGGCACTTATGAGCTGTGCAAGGACGCTGCAGAAGTATATGGCTCTTATGTTATCGCGCCAATCGTAGCGGGCGGAGACCCGATCGGTTCGGTCGTACTGGCTTCGAAGGATGAGAACGTGAGAATGGGTCAGATGGAGCTGAAGATGGCAGAGACAGCCGCAGGCTTCCTGGCTAAGCAGATGGAGCAATAA
- a CDS encoding polysaccharide biosynthesis protein gives MEGEHKPDQREGASGHVTSMKRDSASGGAGRTILKGAAVLGIAAVITKLLGTLQKIPLQNLAGDEVFGIYSAIYPLYTMLVYVATAGFPIVVSSFVAEYAAKGHHEEGKRVLRVACIVLLVSGTAGFLLLYGSAPQLAGWIGSSRAEPGIRAISFALLLVPVMSALRGYYQGYGRMEPTAWSQVIEQAVRVAAMVALLFVLLELQAGPATIAAGATFGSVVGAAAGLVVTMTYWLREQRLQGGVKPRAASQLRWRDDMRLARRLAVYAIPVCLGALTTPLLGLVDVFMIPRLLRSSGLDEAQAMYAFGLYNHGQPLVLLVSMIAASMAAAIVPAIAEARHRGDREAVRARAGYALRLTWLLGLPASVGLAMLAEPINVMFFRTSEGTSAMQVLAFTAVLSAVNLVAGSVLQGLGAVRAPALYLLVATLAKLALNAALVPRLGIDGAAWAAVGAFALAAVLALAHSLRAAGVQAPRGRALLLPMLSIGSMALGLAAWTHGAAPLLARLAAAMPPRGIAALVALGGVAGGALLYALALLLLRVITAQDLAHAPPLQRVLPQWLQRRLR, from the coding sequence ATGGAAGGGGAGCATAAGCCTGATCAGCGCGAAGGCGCATCGGGTCATGTAACTTCAATGAAGAGGGACAGTGCGTCCGGCGGTGCGGGGCGCACGATTCTGAAGGGAGCGGCTGTGCTCGGCATCGCAGCGGTCATCACGAAGCTGCTCGGCACGCTGCAGAAGATACCGCTGCAGAACCTCGCGGGAGACGAGGTATTCGGCATATACAGCGCCATCTATCCGCTGTATACGATGCTGGTCTATGTCGCGACAGCGGGCTTCCCGATCGTCGTCTCAAGCTTCGTTGCGGAATACGCGGCTAAGGGGCATCACGAGGAAGGCAAGCGCGTGCTGCGTGTCGCTTGTATCGTACTGCTGGTGTCGGGAACGGCGGGCTTCCTGCTTCTGTATGGCAGCGCTCCTCAGCTGGCGGGCTGGATCGGCTCCTCACGCGCGGAGCCTGGCATTCGTGCGATCTCCTTCGCGCTGCTGCTTGTGCCGGTGATGTCGGCGCTTCGGGGTTATTACCAAGGCTATGGGCGGATGGAGCCGACCGCGTGGTCGCAAGTAATTGAGCAGGCGGTGCGGGTAGCGGCGATGGTCGCCTTGCTGTTCGTGCTGCTGGAGCTGCAGGCGGGGCCTGCGACGATCGCTGCAGGCGCCACGTTCGGCTCTGTCGTCGGGGCAGCAGCAGGACTAGTGGTTACGATGACGTATTGGCTGCGGGAGCAGAGACTGCAGGGCGGGGTTAAGCCCAGGGCGGCTTCTCAACTTCGGTGGCGCGACGATATGAGACTGGCAAGACGGCTTGCGGTATATGCGATCCCCGTATGCTTAGGTGCGTTGACGACGCCGCTGCTCGGACTTGTGGACGTATTCATGATACCGCGCTTGCTTCGCAGCTCGGGTCTTGATGAGGCGCAGGCGATGTACGCCTTCGGCCTGTACAATCACGGGCAGCCGCTCGTGCTGCTCGTGTCGATGATTGCCGCCTCGATGGCGGCGGCGATCGTCCCGGCCATTGCCGAGGCGCGGCATCGTGGTGACCGCGAGGCGGTGCGTGCGCGTGCGGGCTATGCGCTGCGGCTGACGTGGCTGCTCGGTCTGCCAGCCTCGGTCGGGCTCGCGATGCTGGCGGAGCCGATCAATGTGATGTTCTTCCGCACGAGCGAAGGGACGTCGGCGATGCAGGTGCTGGCGTTCACCGCGGTGCTGTCTGCGGTGAATCTCGTCGCGGGCAGCGTGCTGCAGGGGCTCGGCGCCGTGCGTGCGCCGGCGCTGTACCTGCTGGTCGCCACGCTGGCGAAGCTTGCGCTGAACGCGGCTCTCGTGCCGCGTCTGGGCATTGACGGCGCCGCCTGGGCCGCCGTCGGCGCGTTCGCGCTCGCGGCTGTGCTCGCGCTCGCGCACAGCCTGCGTGCCGCAGGCGTCCAGGCGCCTCGCGGCCGTGCGCTCCTGCTGCCGATGCTAAGCATCGGCAGCATGGCGCTCGGCCTCGCGGCCTGGACGCACGGCGCAGCGCCGCTTCTCGCGCGACTGGCGGCAGCGATGCCCCCGCGGGGCATCGCTGCGCTCGTCGCGCTCGGCGGCGTAGCTGGCGGCGCGCTGCTGTACGCGCTCGCGTTGTTGCTGCTGCGCGTCATCACCGCGCAGGATCTCGCGCACGCGCCGCCACTGCAGCGCGTGCTGCCGCAATGGCTGCAGCGGCGGCTGCGCTAA